One part of the Arabidopsis thaliana chromosome 1 sequence genome encodes these proteins:
- a CDS encoding Mitochondrial transcription termination factor family protein (Mitochondrial transcription termination factor family protein; FUNCTIONS IN: molecular_function unknown; INVOLVED IN: biological_process unknown; LOCATED IN: mitochondrion; CONTAINS InterPro DOMAIN/s: Mitochodrial transcription termination factor-related (InterPro:IPR003690); BEST Arabidopsis thaliana protein match is: Mitochondrial transcription termination factor family protein (TAIR:AT1G62085.1); Has 885 Blast hits to 817 proteins in 34 species: Archae - 0; Bacteria - 0; Metazoa - 6; Fungi - 0; Plants - 860; Viruses - 0; Other Eukaryotes - 19 (source: NCBI BLink).) has product MYSLILHGRKLVQLQKWRHLRVSVNLFQNGSAFSNTFSSSAIAADVSSRDGRKGHNFTVSYLVDSLGLATKVAESISMKVSFDNKGNPDSVLSLLRSHGFTDSQISNIIRTFPRLLILDAEKSLAPKLQFLQSIGASSSELTETVSAVPKILGKRKGKSLSRYYDFVKVIIEADKSSKLEKLCHSLPEGSKQENKIRNLLVLREMGVPQRLLFSLLISDAGDVCGKEKFKESLKKAVEIGFDPTTATFVKALNVLYGLSDKGIENKFNACKRLGLAVDDVWAMFKKWPNILTKSEKKIENSVETFLGLGFSRDEFLMMVKRFPQCIGYSTELMKTKTEFLVTEMNWPLKAVASIPQVLGYSLEKRTVPRCNVIKVLISKGLLESELPPISSVLTSTSEVFLYMYVRKHDDKQLVAELMAIFTGDRVSLTDQKTRLEQ; this is encoded by the coding sequence ATGTATTCTCTGATTCTCCATGGAAGAAAGTTGGTCCAGTTGCAGAAATGGCGCCATTTGAGGGTTTCAGTGAATCTTTTTCAAAATGGATCAGCTTTTTCCAATACCTTCTCCTCCTCTGCTATTGCTGCTGATGTGAGCTCAAGAGATGGTCGAAAAGGTCACAACTTTACAGTTTCTTACCTCGTTGATTCATTAGGTTTAGCTACAAAAGTCGCTGAATCGATCTCCATGAAAGTCAGTTTCGATAACAAGGGCAACCCTGATTCTGTTCTGAGTCTTTTGAGAAGTCATGGGTTCACTGATTCTCAGATCTCCAACATCATTAGGACTTTCCCAAGATTGCTTATCCTAGATGCTGAGAAATCCCTTGCTCCCAAGCTTCAGTTTCTGCAGTCCATAGGTGCTTCAAGCTCTGAGCTCACCGAGACTGTTTCTGCAGTTCCGAAAATATTGGGGAAGAGAAAGGGCAAATCTCTCAGCAGATACTATGATTTCGTCAAAGTCATTATAGAAGCGGATAAGAGTTCCAAGTTAGAAAAGTTATGTCATTCTTTGCCAGAGGGTAGTAAGCAGgagaacaaaatcagaaatttaTTGGTGTTGAGAGAAATGGGTGTGCCTCAGAGGTTGTTATTCTCATTGCTTATATCCGATGCCGGAGATGTTTGtggtaaagaaaaatttaaagaatcaCTCAAGAAGGCTGTTGAGATTGGTTTTGATCCAACCACCGCAACTTTTGTCAAAGCTCTTAACGTTCTTTACGGATTAAGCGACAAAggaattgaaaataaattcaatGCCTGTAAAAGGTTAGGCTTGGCTGTGGACGATGTATGGGCAATGTTCAAGAAGTGGCCAAACATTCTGACAAAGtctgagaagaagatagagaacTCCGTTGAAACATTTCTAGGCCTAGGATTCAGCAGAGATGAGTTTTTGATGATGGTCAAGCGATTCCCTCAGTGCATTGGATATTCTACAGAgttgatgaagacgaagacTGAGTTTCTGGTGACGGAGATGAATTGGCCACTAAAGGCTGTGGCTTCAATCCCTCAGGTACTCGGATACAGCCTAGAGAAGAGGACTGTCCCAAGGTGTAATGTTATCAAAGTTCTCATCTCAAAAGGATTGCTCGAAAGTGAACTCCCTCCaatatcctctgttttgaCAAGTACCAGTGAGgtgtttttatatatgtatgttagGAAACATGATGACAAGCAGCTTGTGGCTGAGTTGATGGCTATCTTCACCGGAGATCGTGTTTCACTCACCGATCAGAAGACACGCCTAGAACAATGA